A region from the Mycolicibacterium litorale genome encodes:
- a CDS encoding MBL fold metallo-hydrolase, producing the protein MQVTSVGHAGFRIDTRAGSILCDPWVNPAYFASWVPFPDNTGLDWDAVGDVDYLYVSHLHKDHFDPKNLSEHVNKDAVVLLPDYPVPDLRRELEKLGFHRFFETTDSVKHRVSGPKGDLDVMIIALRAPADGPIGDSGLVVDDGETVAFNMNDARPVDLDVLNAEFGRVDVHMLQYSGAIWYPMVYDMPARAKEAFGTQKRQRQMDRCRQYIAQVGATWVIPSAGPPCFLDPELRDLNDDHGDPANIFPDQVVFLDQMRRHGHDGGLLMIPGSTAQFHGAQLDSLSHPLPDDEVEAIFTTGKADYIEAFAQRMAPVLAAEKATWAPPGGDPLLEPLREKFEPIMVQSDQICDGIGYPVELRIGHETVVLDFPKRIVREAIPDEKFRYGFEIAPELVRTVLRDDEPDWVNTIFLSTRFRAWRVGGYNEYLYTFFKCLTDERVAYADGWFAEAHDDSASITMGGYEFQRRCPHLKADLSKFGVVEGSTLTCNLHGWQWNLENGRCLTTKGHELRTGQP; encoded by the coding sequence GTGCAGGTCACAAGCGTTGGACACGCCGGCTTCCGGATCGACACCAGGGCGGGGAGCATCCTGTGTGATCCGTGGGTCAATCCGGCCTACTTCGCCTCGTGGGTCCCGTTCCCCGACAACACCGGACTCGACTGGGACGCTGTCGGTGACGTCGACTACCTGTATGTCTCCCACCTGCACAAAGACCACTTCGACCCGAAGAACCTCAGCGAGCACGTCAACAAGGACGCCGTCGTGCTGCTGCCGGACTATCCGGTGCCGGATCTGCGCCGCGAACTGGAGAAACTCGGCTTCCACCGGTTCTTCGAGACCACGGATTCGGTCAAGCACCGCGTCAGCGGCCCCAAGGGCGACCTCGATGTGATGATCATCGCGCTGCGGGCACCCGCCGACGGCCCGATCGGGGACTCCGGTCTGGTGGTCGACGACGGTGAGACCGTCGCGTTCAACATGAACGACGCGCGGCCCGTCGATCTCGACGTTCTGAACGCCGAATTCGGCCGGGTCGACGTACACATGCTGCAGTACTCGGGCGCGATCTGGTACCCGATGGTCTACGACATGCCGGCCCGCGCGAAGGAGGCGTTCGGCACGCAGAAGCGCCAGCGCCAGATGGATCGCTGCCGCCAGTACATCGCGCAGGTCGGAGCCACCTGGGTGATCCCGTCGGCCGGTCCGCCGTGTTTCCTCGACCCGGAGCTGCGCGACCTCAACGACGACCACGGCGATCCGGCGAACATCTTCCCCGACCAGGTGGTGTTCCTCGACCAGATGCGCAGACACGGCCACGACGGCGGACTGCTGATGATCCCGGGGTCCACCGCGCAGTTCCACGGCGCTCAACTGGATTCGCTGAGCCACCCGCTGCCCGACGACGAGGTGGAGGCGATCTTCACCACCGGCAAGGCCGACTACATCGAGGCCTTCGCCCAGCGGATGGCGCCGGTGCTGGCCGCCGAGAAGGCGACGTGGGCGCCGCCGGGCGGTGACCCGCTGCTCGAACCGCTGCGGGAGAAGTTCGAACCGATCATGGTCCAGAGCGACCAGATCTGCGACGGCATCGGGTATCCCGTCGAGCTGCGGATCGGCCACGAGACGGTCGTGCTCGACTTCCCGAAACGCATTGTGCGCGAAGCCATTCCCGACGAGAAGTTCCGCTACGGATTCGAGATCGCGCCGGAGCTGGTGCGCACCGTCCTGCGCGACGACGAGCCCGACTGGGTGAACACGATCTTCCTGTCCACCCGGTTCCGGGCGTGGCGGGTCGGCGGCTACAACGAGTACCTCTACACGTTCTTCAAATGCCTCACCGACGAACGGGTGGCCTACGCCGACGGCTGGTTCGCCGAGGCCCACGACGATTCGGCGTCGATCACCATGGGCGGCTACGAGTTCCAGCGGCGGTGCCCGCACCTGAAGGCCGACCTGTCGAAGTTCGGCGTCGTCGAGGGCAGCACACTGACCTGCAACCTGCACGGCTGGCAGTGGAATCTGGAGAACGGCCGCTGCCTGACCACCAAGGGACACGAACTGAGGACCGGACAGCCGTGA
- a CDS encoding DUF5718 family protein, giving the protein MIDLRLDDLRSWFGFGVAGNFAGHLEQAGEAADFVNVTSHGAAPKGIFPWYGPGLDGFLGEFPLSHDRIVLPDSAEPLNLQIEPEVGLACRVVWDGDTVVTLEPFALGAFNDCSIRRPGAAKISHKKNWGANSKGVAARFFDISDLTPDGPTATLRLVCFLRDADGHEHAYGVDSPLLGYSYYGEVLLDWVTERLAHQKGSPDTPLEDVGALMVAAGHPEHVLIGIGATRYTELGESTFLQPGDEAIVRVYDTETGESSELRQIVVTA; this is encoded by the coding sequence ATGATCGACCTGCGGCTGGACGATCTGCGCTCCTGGTTCGGGTTCGGGGTGGCGGGCAACTTCGCCGGCCATCTCGAACAAGCCGGGGAGGCAGCCGATTTCGTCAACGTCACCTCCCACGGCGCCGCGCCGAAGGGCATCTTCCCGTGGTACGGCCCGGGCCTGGACGGATTCCTCGGCGAGTTCCCGCTCTCCCACGACCGGATCGTGCTGCCCGACAGTGCCGAACCGCTGAACCTGCAGATCGAACCGGAGGTCGGGCTGGCGTGCCGCGTGGTGTGGGACGGCGACACCGTCGTCACCCTCGAACCGTTCGCCCTCGGCGCGTTCAACGACTGCTCGATCCGCAGGCCCGGCGCCGCCAAGATCAGCCACAAGAAGAACTGGGGTGCGAACTCCAAGGGGGTGGCCGCGCGGTTCTTCGACATCAGCGATCTGACCCCGGACGGTCCGACCGCCACCCTGCGGCTGGTCTGCTTCCTGCGCGACGCCGACGGCCACGAACACGCCTACGGCGTGGACAGCCCGCTGCTCGGCTACTCCTACTACGGCGAAGTGCTGCTGGACTGGGTGACCGAACGCCTGGCGCACCAGAAGGGTTCGCCCGACACCCCGCTCGAGGATGTGGGTGCGCTGATGGTCGCCGCCGGCCACCCCGAGCACGTGCTGATCGGGATCGGGGCGACCCGCTACACCGAACTGGGGGAGTCGACGTTCCTGCAGCCGGGTGACGAGGCCATCGTGCGGGTCTACGACACCGAGACCGGCGAGTCATCCGAACTGCGCCAGATCGTCGTCACGGCCTGA
- the ctaD gene encoding cytochrome c oxidase subunit I yields the protein MTAQAPLRPALEARRPFPERIGPTGNLIYKVITTTDHKLIGIMYVVACFAFFLIGGLMALFLRAELIAPGLQFLSNEQYNQLFTMHGTVMLLFYATPIVFGFANLVLPLQIGAPDVAFPRLNALSFWLFLFGALIALAGFITPGGAADFGWTAYSPLTDAIHSPGAGGDLWIMGLAVGGLGTILGGVNMITTVVCMRAPGMTMFRMPIFTWNILVTSILVLMAFPLLTAALFGLAADRHLGAHIYDPANGGVLLWQHLFWFFGHPEVYIIALPFFGIVTEIFPVFSRKPIFGYTTLIYATISIAALSVAVWAHHMYATGAVLLPFFSFMTFLIAVPTGIKFFNWIGTMWKGQLTFETPMLFSVGFLLTFLIGGLSGVLLASPPLDFHVHDSYFVVAHFHYVLFGTIVFATYAGIYFWFPKMTGRLLDERLGKLHFWLTFIGFHTTFLVQHWLGDEGMPRRYADYLASDDFTALHVVSSLGSFILAVSMLPFVWNIFRSWRYGEPVTVDDPWGYGNSLEWATSCPPPRHNFTELPRIRSERPAFELHYPHMIPRMRAEAHVGRHDPPGKKETGTRDETADH from the coding sequence ATGACCGCGCAAGCCCCCCTTCGCCCGGCGCTCGAGGCCCGCCGCCCGTTCCCGGAGCGGATCGGGCCGACCGGTAACCTCATCTACAAGGTCATCACGACCACCGATCACAAGCTGATCGGCATCATGTACGTCGTCGCCTGCTTCGCGTTCTTCCTGATCGGCGGGCTGATGGCACTGTTCCTCCGTGCCGAACTGATCGCGCCGGGCCTGCAGTTCCTGTCCAACGAGCAGTACAACCAGCTGTTCACCATGCACGGCACGGTGATGCTGCTGTTCTACGCGACCCCGATCGTGTTCGGGTTCGCCAACCTGGTGCTGCCGCTGCAGATCGGCGCCCCCGACGTCGCGTTCCCGCGGCTCAACGCCCTGTCGTTCTGGCTGTTCCTGTTCGGTGCGCTGATCGCGCTGGCCGGGTTCATCACCCCGGGTGGGGCGGCGGACTTCGGTTGGACCGCGTATTCGCCGTTGACCGACGCGATCCACTCACCCGGTGCCGGTGGTGACCTGTGGATCATGGGCCTGGCCGTCGGCGGTCTGGGCACCATCCTCGGCGGGGTCAACATGATCACCACCGTGGTCTGCATGCGCGCGCCCGGGATGACGATGTTCCGGATGCCGATCTTCACCTGGAACATCCTGGTGACCTCGATCCTGGTGCTGATGGCGTTCCCGCTGCTGACCGCGGCGCTGTTCGGGCTGGCGGCCGACCGCCACCTGGGTGCGCACATCTACGACCCGGCCAACGGCGGTGTGCTGTTGTGGCAGCACCTGTTCTGGTTCTTCGGCCACCCCGAGGTCTACATCATCGCGCTGCCGTTCTTCGGCATCGTGACCGAGATCTTCCCGGTGTTCTCCCGCAAGCCGATCTTCGGCTACACCACGCTGATCTACGCAACGATCTCGATCGCGGCGCTGTCGGTGGCGGTGTGGGCGCACCACATGTACGCGACTGGAGCCGTTCTCCTTCCCTTCTTCAGTTTCATGACGTTCCTGATCGCGGTGCCGACGGGCATCAAGTTCTTCAACTGGATCGGCACGATGTGGAAGGGCCAGTTGACGTTCGAGACCCCGATGCTGTTCTCGGTGGGCTTCCTGCTGACGTTCCTGATCGGTGGTCTGTCGGGTGTGCTGCTGGCCAGCCCGCCGCTGGACTTCCACGTCCACGACAGCTATTTCGTGGTGGCGCACTTCCACTACGTGCTGTTCGGCACCATCGTGTTCGCCACCTACGCCGGGATCTACTTCTGGTTCCCGAAGATGACCGGGCGTCTGCTCGACGAGCGGCTGGGCAAGCTGCACTTCTGGCTGACCTTCATCGGTTTCCACACCACGTTCCTGGTGCAGCACTGGCTGGGCGACGAGGGCATGCCGCGGCGCTACGCCGACTATCTGGCCAGCGACGACTTCACGGCCCTGCACGTGGTGTCGAGTCTCGGCTCGTTCATCCTCGCCGTCTCGATGCTGCCGTTCGTGTGGAACATCTTCCGCAGCTGGCGTTACGGCGAGCCGGTCACCGTCGACGATCCGTGGGGTTACGGCAACTCGCTGGAGTGGGCGACCAGCTGCCCGCCGCCGAGGCACAACTTCACCGAGCTGCCCCGCATCCGGTCCGAGCGCCCGGCGTTCGAGCTGCACTACCCGCACATGATCCCGAGGATGCGAGCCGAGGCCCACGTCGGCCGCCACGACCCGCCGGGCAAGAAGGAGACCGGGACGCGGGACGAGACCGCCGACCACTGA
- a CDS encoding lysophospholipid acyltransferase family protein, translating into MEPVYGTVIQLARLAWRMQGLTFTVTGVENLPKTGGAVVAINHTSYFDFTFAGLPAYRQGLGRKVRFMAKKEVFDHKITGPIMRSLRHIEVDRESGAASFEHACRALAAGELVGVYPEATISRSFEIKEFKSGAARMAIAAQVPIVPHIVWGAQRIWTKGHPKKLLRPKVPISVAVGEPIEPTLPAPELTALLHHRMQHLLEQVQDAYGPHPQGEFWVPHRLGGGAPTLAEANRMDMEEAAQKAARRAERSGPGEAPE; encoded by the coding sequence GTGGAACCGGTCTACGGAACAGTCATCCAACTCGCGCGCCTGGCATGGCGCATGCAGGGCCTGACGTTCACCGTCACCGGCGTCGAGAACCTGCCGAAGACCGGCGGAGCGGTCGTCGCGATCAACCACACCAGCTACTTCGACTTCACGTTCGCCGGGCTGCCCGCCTATCGGCAGGGGCTGGGCCGCAAGGTCCGCTTCATGGCGAAGAAGGAAGTGTTCGACCACAAGATCACCGGGCCGATCATGCGCAGCCTGCGCCACATCGAGGTGGACCGCGAGAGCGGGGCGGCTTCCTTCGAGCATGCGTGCCGGGCGCTGGCCGCCGGGGAACTGGTGGGGGTGTACCCCGAGGCCACGATCAGCCGCAGCTTCGAGATCAAGGAGTTCAAGTCGGGGGCGGCGCGGATGGCCATCGCCGCGCAGGTGCCGATCGTGCCCCACATCGTGTGGGGCGCCCAGCGCATCTGGACCAAGGGTCATCCCAAGAAGCTGCTGCGGCCGAAGGTGCCGATCTCGGTCGCCGTCGGCGAACCGATCGAACCGACCCTGCCCGCACCGGAGCTGACCGCGCTGCTGCACCACCGGATGCAGCATCTGCTCGAACAGGTGCAGGACGCCTACGGCCCCCATCCGCAGGGCGAGTTCTGGGTGCCGCACCGGCTGGGCGGCGGGGCGCCGACGCTGGCGGAGGCGAACCGGATGGACATGGAGGAAGCGGCGCAGAAGGCGGCGCGGCGCGCCGAGCGGTCCGGGCCTGGCGAGGCGCCGGAGTAG
- a CDS encoding N-acetylmuramoyl-L-alanine amidase: MLSRRPAPSLFFTAIAATIVLLPWAVNGLPGDDDSAAPGAPVLTEQALPGLGGGETIREIHQDTPFSMVALTADDLTGTSARVRAKKDDGSWGPWYEAEPLEGVGEDTAALRGTDPVFVGRTTTVQIAVTRPADAAPTAPPATRSERPGLGYVPANVEQPFAQNINAVLISPPQAPVDTLPLPNAVMAPGVPPRIITRPQWGADESMRCGEPRYDRAVRAGVVHHTAGSNDYAPEDSAGMVRSIYEYHTRTLGWCDLGYNALIDKYGQVFEGRAGGMDRPVEGSHTGGFNTDTWGVAMMGNFDLAPPTPIQLRTTGRLLGWRLGLDRVDPMGTVVLTSAGGSFTHFPQGATPTLPTIFTHRDVGNTECPGSAAYAAMGDLRAIAARFNAPPGPEDLAETLRGGAIFDRWMKMGGMTSALGAPTSPEAAGEGAAKYVRFERGAMYWSPDSGAAPVMGAIYDAWGSLGFERGALGLPTSGEIHEPLWIKQNFQHGTLNFDREKGTVTRVIDGVPMELPPASSHTPPVQLERFTAPINP; the protein is encoded by the coding sequence GTGCTGTCCCGCCGACCTGCGCCGTCGCTCTTCTTCACCGCGATCGCGGCGACGATCGTGCTCCTGCCCTGGGCGGTCAACGGGCTGCCCGGCGACGACGACTCCGCCGCACCCGGCGCCCCGGTACTCACCGAACAGGCGCTGCCCGGGCTCGGCGGCGGGGAGACGATCCGCGAGATCCACCAGGACACCCCGTTCTCGATGGTGGCGCTGACCGCCGACGACCTCACCGGCACCTCCGCACGCGTGCGCGCCAAGAAGGACGACGGCTCATGGGGGCCGTGGTACGAGGCCGAACCGCTGGAGGGGGTCGGCGAGGACACCGCCGCCCTGCGCGGCACCGACCCGGTGTTCGTCGGGCGCACCACCACCGTGCAGATCGCCGTCACGCGCCCCGCCGACGCCGCGCCCACCGCGCCGCCGGCCACCCGGTCCGAACGCCCCGGCCTCGGCTACGTGCCCGCCAACGTCGAGCAGCCGTTCGCCCAGAACATCAACGCGGTGCTGATCAGCCCGCCGCAGGCGCCCGTCGACACCCTGCCCCTGCCCAACGCGGTGATGGCGCCCGGTGTGCCGCCGCGCATCATCACCCGCCCCCAGTGGGGCGCCGACGAATCGATGCGGTGCGGGGAACCGCGCTACGACCGCGCCGTCCGCGCCGGGGTGGTGCACCACACCGCGGGCAGCAATGACTACGCCCCGGAGGACTCCGCCGGCATGGTGCGGTCGATCTACGAGTACCACACCCGCACGCTGGGCTGGTGCGACCTGGGCTACAACGCGCTCATCGACAAGTACGGCCAGGTCTTCGAGGGCCGCGCCGGCGGGATGGACCGGCCGGTCGAGGGATCCCACACCGGCGGGTTCAACACCGACACCTGGGGGGTGGCGATGATGGGCAACTTCGACCTCGCCCCGCCCACCCCGATCCAGCTGCGCACAACGGGCCGACTGCTCGGGTGGCGGCTGGGCCTGGACCGCGTCGACCCGATGGGCACCGTGGTGCTGACGTCGGCGGGCGGGTCGTTCACCCACTTCCCGCAGGGCGCCACGCCCACGCTGCCGACGATCTTCACCCACCGCGACGTCGGCAACACCGAGTGCCCGGGCAGCGCCGCGTACGCCGCGATGGGCGACCTGCGGGCCATCGCCGCCCGGTTCAACGCACCTCCCGGACCGGAGGACCTGGCCGAAACCCTGCGTGGCGGAGCCATTTTCGACCGGTGGATGAAGATGGGCGGGATGACGAGCGCGCTGGGCGCACCCACCTCTCCCGAGGCCGCCGGTGAGGGTGCGGCCAAGTACGTCCGCTTCGAGCGCGGCGCCATGTACTGGTCACCGGACAGCGGTGCCGCACCGGTCATGGGCGCCATCTACGACGCGTGGGGGTCCCTGGGCTTCGAACGCGGCGCACTCGGGTTGCCGACCAGCGGCGAGATCCACGAACCCCTGTGGATCAAACAGAACTTCCAGCACGGCACGCTGAACTTCGACCGCGAGAAGGGCACCGTCACCCGGGTCATCGACGGCGTCCCGATGGAGTTGCCGCCGGCGTCCTCACACACCCCGCCGGTACAGCTGGAACGCTTCACCGCGCCCATCAACCCCTAG
- a CDS encoding GAF and ANTAR domain-containing protein produces MAADIPTASALDTTVRIAAFCRDLHATVSADASAVWGKITRAATTLLPGVEHASITVLDDRPSVQSRAGTDRCAEAVDTAQSSYLEGPGIDAAREQRPQRVDDLRTDGRWSTFVANTGATPIRSIMSYPLFQHEHGCGALNLYAHTPMAFAGPAGQLAEVFCCGAAVVVEAAHRDRQLHHLLTNRDLVGQAKGVLMERFGIDSRAAFSMLAQLADRESQPVPAIARKLLRRPNVPVARRASS; encoded by the coding sequence ATGGCCGCCGACATCCCCACCGCCTCGGCGCTGGACACGACCGTGCGGATCGCGGCCTTCTGCCGGGACCTGCACGCCACGGTCTCCGCGGATGCGTCCGCGGTGTGGGGCAAGATCACGCGTGCGGCGACGACGCTGCTGCCCGGTGTCGAGCACGCCAGCATCACGGTCCTCGACGATCGGCCGTCCGTCCAGTCCCGGGCGGGTACGGACCGGTGCGCCGAGGCGGTCGACACCGCACAGTCGAGCTATCTGGAAGGCCCCGGCATCGACGCGGCCCGTGAGCAGCGACCGCAACGGGTCGACGATCTGCGCACCGACGGCCGCTGGTCGACGTTCGTCGCGAACACCGGCGCCACGCCGATCCGGTCGATCATGTCGTACCCGCTGTTCCAGCACGAGCACGGCTGCGGCGCACTGAACCTGTACGCCCACACACCGATGGCGTTCGCGGGGCCCGCCGGACAGTTGGCGGAGGTGTTCTGCTGCGGCGCCGCGGTGGTCGTCGAGGCGGCACACCGGGACCGGCAACTGCACCACCTGCTCACCAATCGCGACCTCGTCGGACAGGCCAAGGGTGTGCTGATGGAACGCTTCGGCATCGACTCCCGTGCGGCCTTCTCGATGCTGGCCCAGCTCGCGGACCGCGAGAGCCAGCCGGTGCCCGCGATCGCGCGGAAGTTGTTGCGCCGCCCTAACGTTCCAGTAGCTCGTCGAGCATCGTCCTGA
- a CDS encoding HAD family hydrolase, which translates to MTLPAMIATDVDGTLLDDDEKVSPRTRAAVHAAVDAGVRFVLATGRPPRWVQPVVDGLGLAPMAVCANGAVIYDPATDRIVSARTLSTDALQELADIATRVIPGAGLAVERVGSSAHDAATPQFVSSPGYEHAWLNPDNTEVSIEDLLSAPAVKLLIRRSGARSADMAAELAKHITVEGDITYSTNNGLIEVMPAGISKASGIRELAEPLGLVAGDVLTFGDMPNDIPMLRWAGHGVAMGNAHPEAVSAADEVTARNSDDGVALVLERWWM; encoded by the coding sequence ATGACACTGCCGGCGATGATCGCCACCGATGTGGACGGGACCCTGCTCGACGACGACGAGAAGGTCTCGCCCCGCACCCGCGCGGCCGTCCACGCCGCCGTCGACGCCGGGGTGCGCTTCGTCCTCGCGACCGGCCGACCGCCGCGCTGGGTGCAGCCGGTGGTCGACGGACTCGGTCTGGCGCCGATGGCGGTCTGTGCCAACGGCGCGGTGATCTACGACCCGGCCACCGACCGCATCGTGTCGGCCCGCACCCTGTCGACCGATGCGCTGCAGGAGCTGGCCGACATCGCGACCCGGGTGATCCCCGGTGCCGGGCTGGCCGTCGAGCGGGTGGGTAGCTCCGCCCACGATGCGGCCACCCCGCAGTTCGTCAGCTCACCGGGCTACGAGCACGCCTGGCTCAACCCGGACAACACCGAGGTCTCGATCGAGGACCTGTTGAGCGCTCCCGCGGTCAAACTGCTCATCCGCCGGTCCGGTGCCCGCAGCGCCGACATGGCCGCCGAGCTGGCCAAACACATCACCGTCGAGGGCGACATCACCTATTCGACCAACAACGGTCTGATCGAGGTCATGCCCGCGGGGATCAGCAAGGCCAGCGGCATCCGGGAACTCGCGGAGCCGCTCGGTCTGGTCGCCGGCGACGTGCTCACGTTCGGCGACATGCCCAACGACATCCCGATGCTGCGCTGGGCCGGCCACGGCGTGGCGATGGGCAACGCGCACCCGGAGGCGGTGTCGGCCGCCGACGAGGTCACCGCCCGCAACAGCGACGACGGGGTGGCGCTGGTGCTCGAACGCTGGTGGATGTAG
- a CDS encoding lysophospholipid acyltransferase family protein translates to MEPVFRTLELAAEAATRVTGTRISYHGLHHLPAQGGAVVAINHTGYIDFLPAALAAKNRGRRMRFMIKAEMERVRVVGYLIRHTGTIPVDRRAGAGAYAVAVQSLRAGELVGVYPEATISRSFELKEFKTGAARMAIEAGVPIVPVIVWGAHRIWTKDHPRALRTRRIPITVVVGEPIAPDGPVAELSATLREAMGALLDRAQAGYPRPAGAHWVPARLGGGAPTLEEARRLDEAELAERARRRAEGGRTT, encoded by the coding sequence ATGGAGCCGGTTTTTCGCACACTGGAGCTCGCCGCGGAGGCGGCCACCAGGGTCACCGGAACGCGGATCAGCTACCACGGACTTCACCACCTCCCGGCCCAGGGCGGGGCGGTGGTGGCGATCAACCACACCGGCTACATCGACTTCCTGCCCGCCGCGCTCGCCGCCAAGAACCGCGGGCGGCGGATGCGCTTCATGATCAAGGCGGAGATGGAGCGGGTCCGTGTCGTCGGCTACCTGATCAGGCACACCGGCACCATCCCGGTCGACCGGCGGGCCGGTGCCGGCGCGTACGCGGTGGCCGTCCAGTCGTTGCGCGCTGGTGAACTGGTCGGCGTGTATCCGGAGGCGACGATCAGCCGCAGCTTCGAGCTCAAGGAGTTCAAGACCGGCGCGGCGCGCATGGCGATCGAGGCCGGCGTGCCGATCGTGCCGGTGATCGTATGGGGTGCGCACCGCATCTGGACCAAGGACCATCCGCGCGCGCTGCGCACCAGGCGGATTCCGATCACCGTGGTGGTGGGGGAGCCGATCGCCCCCGACGGACCGGTGGCCGAGCTGAGCGCGACTCTGCGCGAGGCGATGGGCGCGCTGCTGGACCGGGCGCAGGCCGGCTACCCCCGGCCGGCCGGTGCGCACTGGGTCCCGGCCAGACTGGGCGGTGGCGCGCCGACCCTGGAGGAGGCCAGGCGCCTCGACGAGGCGGAGTTGGCTGAGCGGGCCCGCAGACGGGCAGAAGGCGGACGAACGACATGA
- a CDS encoding zinc-dependent alcohol dehydrogenase yields the protein MKAMVYRGPYKVRVEEKDIPTIEHPNDAIVRVELAAICGSDLHLYHGMMPDTRVGMTFGHEFIGVVHEVGPSVQNLKPGDRVMVPFNIYCGSCYFCARGLYSNCHNVNPNATAVGGIYGYSHTCGGYDGGQAEFVRVPFADVGPALIPDTISDEDALMCTDALATGYFGAQLGDIVEGDVVAVFGAGPVGLFAAQSAWLMGAGRVIVIDHLEYRLEKARTFAHAETINFAEYDDIVVEMKRTTGHLGADVVIDAVGAEADGNFLQHVTAAKFKMQGGSPIALNWAIDSARKGGTISVMGAYGPMFSAVKFGDALNKGLTLRMNQCPAKRQWPRLFSHIENGYLRPSEIVTHRIPLEHIADGYHIFSAKLDNCIKPVIVPSAA from the coding sequence ATGAAGGCGATGGTCTATCGCGGCCCGTACAAGGTGCGGGTGGAAGAGAAGGACATCCCGACGATCGAACATCCCAACGATGCGATCGTGCGGGTGGAGCTGGCCGCGATCTGCGGTTCGGACCTGCACCTCTACCACGGCATGATGCCCGACACCCGGGTCGGGATGACGTTCGGCCACGAGTTCATCGGCGTCGTACACGAGGTCGGCCCGTCGGTGCAGAACCTCAAACCCGGTGACCGGGTGATGGTGCCGTTCAACATCTACTGCGGCTCCTGCTACTTCTGCGCGCGCGGGCTGTATTCCAACTGTCACAACGTCAATCCCAACGCGACGGCCGTCGGCGGCATCTACGGCTACTCCCACACCTGCGGCGGATACGACGGCGGCCAGGCGGAATTCGTCCGGGTGCCGTTCGCCGATGTCGGCCCAGCGCTGATCCCGGACACCATCTCCGACGAGGACGCGCTGATGTGCACCGACGCCCTGGCCACAGGGTATTTCGGCGCCCAGCTCGGCGACATCGTCGAGGGGGACGTGGTGGCGGTGTTCGGTGCGGGCCCGGTCGGGCTGTTCGCCGCGCAGTCGGCGTGGCTGATGGGCGCCGGCCGGGTGATCGTCATCGACCACCTGGAGTACCGCCTCGAGAAGGCCCGCACGTTCGCCCACGCCGAGACGATCAACTTCGCCGAGTACGACGACATCGTCGTCGAGATGAAGAGGACCACCGGCCACCTCGGCGCCGACGTCGTCATCGACGCGGTGGGCGCCGAAGCGGACGGCAACTTCCTGCAGCACGTCACCGCCGCGAAGTTCAAGATGCAGGGCGGGTCACCGATCGCGCTGAACTGGGCGATCGACTCCGCGCGCAAGGGCGGCACCATCTCGGTGATGGGCGCCTACGGCCCGATGTTCAGCGCGGTCAAGTTCGGCGACGCGCTGAACAAGGGCCTGACCCTGCGGATGAACCAGTGCCCGGCGAAGCGGCAGTGGCCGCGGCTGTTCTCCCACATCGAGAACGGTTACCTCAGGCCCAGCGAGATTGTGACGCACCGGATTCCGCTCGAACACATCGCGGACGGCTATCACATCTTCTCCGCGAAACTCGACAACTGCATCAAACCCGTGATCGTGCCCAGCGCAGCGTGA